A region of Streptomyces sp. WMMC500 DNA encodes the following proteins:
- a CDS encoding SAM-dependent methyltransferase yields MTSNAAGAVTCMRADLRNPRAVLNSTELHRTLDFTQPVALVLTATVYAATDIDAPLTTRTREEIALLHRPGAARSRRGPPALLAPTHAPPTAPDRPDLDARQVPTVCHGSHEHAPDRAVGQRDARIRHPLCRHHVSPGPGQWGTLTVDR; encoded by the coding sequence ATGACCAGCAACGCCGCCGGTGCCGTCACCTGCATGCGAGCGGACCTGCGCAACCCGCGCGCCGTGCTGAACTCGACCGAGCTGCACCGCACACTGGACTTCACCCAACCGGTGGCTCTGGTGCTGACCGCCACCGTGTACGCAGCAACCGACATCGACGCCCCCCTGACGACGCGCACACGCGAAGAGATCGCGCTTCTTCACCGGCCTGGAGCTGCTCGATCCCGGCGTGGTCCGCCTGCCCTACTGGCGCCCACACATGCCCCTCCCACGGCGCCGGATCGCCCAGATCTGGACGCCCGTCAAGTCCCGACGGTGTGCCATGGATCTCACGAGCACGCACCCGACAGAGCGGTAGGCCAGCGGGATGCGCGGATACGCCATCCCCTGTGCCGCCACCACGTGTCACCCGGCCCGGGGCAGTGGGGGACGCTGACAGTTGACCGTTGA